The Cryptococcus deuterogattii R265 chromosome 3, complete sequence genome has a segment encoding these proteins:
- a CDS encoding 20S proteasome subunit alpha 2 encodes MSAPGGGGAYSFSLTTFSPSGKLVQIEHALAAVAGGTTSLGIKATNGVVIATEKKAPSILLDTSALEKVAPICPNIGFVYSGMGPDFRVLVAKARKIAQAYWKVYGEYPPTKVLVQEVAAVMQKATQSGGVRPYGISVLIAGWDSHRGQSLWQIDPSGSYWAWKASAIGKNMVNGKTFLEKRYNDDLSLEDAIHTALLTLKEGFEGQMTEQTIEIGIVTCPTPEQMQEKPGERLPPTFRKLTEQEVKDYLSL; translated from the exons ATGTCTGCTcccggtggtggtggtgcttACTC CTTTTCCCTCAcaaccttctctccttccggTAAGCTCGTGCAAATTGAGCACgcccttgctgctgttgccgGTGGAACTACTTCTTTGGGTATCAAGG CTACTAATGGTGTTGTGATTGCtaccgagaagaaggctccctccatcctcctcgacaCCTCTGCTCTTGAGAAGGTCGCTCCCATATGTCCCAACATCGGTTTCGTTTACTCTGGTATGGGCCCTGATTTCAGGGTGCTTGTCGCCAAAGCTAGGAAGATTGCACAAGCATACTGGAAGGTGTATGGAGAGTATCCTCCTACAAAGGTCTTGGTGCAGGAAGTGGCTGCTGTTATGCAAAAAGCGACTCAGTCCGG TGGTGTAAGGCCGTACGGTATTTCTGTGCTTATTGCTGGATGGGATTCTCACAGGGGTCAGTCATTATGGCAAATCGACCCTTCAGGATCTTACTGGGCGTGGAAGGCGAGTGCGATCGGAAAGAACATGGTGAACGGCAAGACTTTCTTGGAGAAGCG ATACAACGATGATCTTTCCCTTGAAGATGCCATCCATACCGCTCTCCTCACACTCAAAGAAGGCTTTGAAGGCCAAATGACAGAACAAACTATCGAAATCGGTATTGTAACATGCCCCACGCCCGAGCAGATGCAGGAAAAGCCTGGAGAGAGGTTGCCTCCTACATTTAGAAAGTTGACTGAACAGGAAGTGAAGGATTACCTTTCGTTGTAG
- a CDS encoding elongator complex protein 2: MRKSKKVWVMSPQDQQKSKMRITPQYISVGANRSSSCAACTSSGLLFFGAGKFIALWDSSSNRGVHATLPGHKGQVTTVKLLPDGRLVSGDSIGEIRIWNSVNGDDQWECVMSWEAHKGGSISAIGVLASSGNLDDMILTGGSDSLIKRWKLADKPEEVQEIDLKGKLPLDLELGYLPGSEAPILAVGCTDRRIQIWTIRDGSFTRALSLEGHEDWVRCLSFTPYPSASSSSQDLVLASGSQDNFIRLWRVSPIEQEGANPSAEDEGLEMLDEFEKRLAGEAGGNVQISTKAHILGVQDGEKTLRFNITLEALLVGHESGLTNVHWSPTPTSSSPPPLLLSTASDNSLIVWSPSSTSTSTDGIWVPTNRFGAIGGRGLSFYGAIWGKDGKSVMAGGWNGGWEKWIESEQGWDVQRGLTGHHGGVQTVCWDPRGEYLLSVASDQTARIHAECNLPSSSTPVWAEIARPQIHGYDMTDASFISPLRFVSGADEKVARVFDAPQGFVESLRSLGISKREAEEENRPKGATVPPLGLSNRALQKAPVAGDVVEKQGQNEAIISISHTFTSLPTEEELATSTLWPEVEKVYGHGYELVCAAASHAGDLIATASKATNAEHAVIRVVSASKWELVGEPLTGHSLTITSVSFSRDDKRILSCSRDRGWRVFERKQDGEGYVPLAGEEKAHARMVLDACWADERNDMFATASRDKTVKICTSAVEDGSQWAAAETIKLTEASTAVAMIGDGSDGYLLAVGKESGSIEVFAVAVNADGVKSELLCTFDPRISHASAVNKLAWRNSEGILSLASCGDDRSVRVYKVEL, encoded by the exons ATGCGCAAATCCAAAAAAGTTTGGGTAATGTCTCCTCAGGATCAgcagaagagcaagatgaGAATCACCCCACAGTATATCTCGGTTGGCGCAAatcgttcttcctcttgcgcCGCTTGCACTTCATCTGgtttgctcttcttcggtgCCGGCAAGTTCATCGCACTTTGGGATTCATCGTCAAATCGAGGAGTCCACGCAACACTCCCAGGACACAAGGGTCAGGTCACAACCGTCAAACTCCTGCCGGATGGGAGACTTGTGAGCGGCGATAGCATTGGCGAAATAAGAATATGGAATTCTGTAAATGGTGATGACCAGTGGGAATGCGTGATGAGCTGGGAAGCCCACAAAGGAGGGTCGATCTCTGCTATCGGTGTTCTGGCTTCATCAGGAAACCTAGATGACATGATTCTCACTGGTGGGTCAGACAGCCTGATCAAAAGGTGGAAACTAGCGGATAAGCCAGAAGAGGTTCAGGAAATTGACCTGAAAGGCAAGCTGCCATTGGATCTGGAACTTGGCTACCTGCCTGGATCTGAAG CGCCCATACTCGCTGTGGGCTGTACTGACCGCCGGATCCAAATATGGACCATTCGAGACGGCTCATTCACCCGCGCTCTTTCTCTAGAGGGCCATGAAGACTGGGTCCGTTGTCTCTCCTTCACACCCTACCCTTccgcatcctcttcctcccaggATTTAGTTTTGGCTTCCGGATCCCAAGATAACTTTATCCGATTATGGCGCGTCTCGCCCATCGAGCAAGAAGGTGCTAATCCAAGTGCCGAGGACGAAGGTCTTGAGATGCTTGACGAGTTTGAAAAACGGCTTGCGGGCGAGGCAGGTGGAAATGTGCAAATATCAACCAAGGCCCATATACTTGGTGTtcaagatggagaaaaaaCATTACGGTTCAACATCACTCTCGAAGCCTTGCTCGTTGGTCATGAATCTGGTCTCACGAATGTCCATTGGTCGCCTACTcccacatcatcttcccctccacccctccTGCTCTCTACCGCTTCCGACAACTCTCTCATAGTCTGGAGCCCGTCGAGTACTTCAACTTCTACAGACGGCATCTGGGTACCTACCAACCGGTTTGGTGCGATCGGAGGTAGGGGTCTGTCATTTTATGGCGCGATTTGGGGCAAGGACGGCAAGAGTGTCATGGCCGGTGGGTGGaatggaggatgggaaaaatGGATTGAGTCAGAACAAGGATGGGATGTCCAAAGAGGTTTGACGGGTCATCATGGCGGTGTTCAAACTGTTTGTTGGGATCCCAGAGGAGAGTACCTCTTGTCCGTTGC CTCCGATCAAACAGCACGTATCCATGCTGAATGCAACCtgccctcctcttccacgCCTGTTTGGGCCGAAATTGCTCGTCCTCAAATCCACGGTTACGACATGACCGACGCCTCATTTATCTCCCCTCTCCGTTTTGTTAGCGGTGCGGATGAAAAGGTTGCGCGAGTGTTTGATGCACCTCAGGGTTTCGTCGAGTCATTAAGGTCTCTGGGTATCAGCAAGAGggaagcagaggaggaaaacaGACCCAAGGGAGCTACCGTCCCGCCCCTGGGGTTGTCAAACCGAGCGTTACAGAAAG CCCCTGTCGCCGGCGACGTTGTCGAAAAGCAAGGTCAAAATGAAGCTATtatttccatctctcatactttcacttctctccctacggaagaagagcttgctACCTCAACCCTCTGGCCCGAGGTCGAAAAAGTCTATGGTCACGGCTATGAACTTGTCTGTGCAGCTGCTTCTCATGCCGGGGATCTTATTGCGACAGCATCCAAGGCTACCAATGCCGAGCACGCTGTGATCCGAGTAGTATCAGCTTCCAAGTGGGAGCTGGTTGGTGAACCCCTTACGGGCCATTCTTTGACGATCACGAGCGTTTCTTTCAGTAGGGATGACAAGAGGATTTTGAGCTGTTCTAGAGATCGAGGGTGGAGAGTGTTTGAGAGAAAACAGGACGGGGAAGGTTATGTCCCTCTTgcgggagaagaaaaggctCATGCGAGGATGGTCTTGGATGCATGCTGGGCAGACGAGAGAAATGACATGTTTGCGACCGCATCCAGGGATAAAACG GTTAAAATTTGTACTTCAGCAGTGGAAGATGGCTCTCAGTGGGCTGCAGCTGAGACAATTAAATTAACTGAAGCTTCCACAGCAGTTGCCATGATTGGCGACGGCTCTGACGGCTATCTATTGGCtgttggaaaggagagCGGTTCTATCGAAGTCTTCGCTGTTGCTGTGAACGCGGATGGGGTAAAGAGCGAGCTGCTCTGTACTTTTGACCCTCG AATATCACATGCGAGCGCAGTGAACAAACTTGCTTGGAGGAACAGCGAGGGTATTTTGAGCTTGGCGAGTTGCGGTGATGATCGAAGTGTCCGCGTCTACAAGGTCGAGTTATAA
- a CDS encoding THO complex subunit 2 (genome sequence mistake), with the protein MPSRRSTAKSKVQSVTDSSHSLSEFITPSLNEQLLDFILQWETTGTESFHGLIISLLNTIASAPTTLGVVPLLHVLVTLLKSNVDERELTGVFEGVLDELEDERRDIFGEALVDAVEVLEEEQEDMGENKDKEEKETEKAEDKSPKGLSILKLLLESNTLPSYIPNLLLNPERLIPLNLHPIPRNPRALQSALVKKNTTLFFKQRKFNLLRECSEGFSGLIVLLTSEDTLPSHPEEEDDEERRERAERVWGKVMRLIGYFNLSPPRVLDIILEVFSCHITHHWSFFLELLRCSPWRPSSNQEDGDGESSTEKGWKEEEVEGIENALKRDGDRVLSQVLGFKFGFFRKPEAGDTPICLIFTAALLIKHGFVSLTDLLPCLSPDDNEMETIRKKWASSLSSRSGPANALTNTILDDDEPPSGATASTTEQAQNIPTKPPPEQRIQLTQALLALGDKASSEYMLARWPWIAQKNIGVADLILDIVEDAIKPIYEEVAAKRKEEEEFDLQAISPVVQELESIEKQTVLTLFAPTPPETTTKRFKFFYPHRGGVSESWSSVEEIHEKGLRWLGLIGGLGGRRARLMVMLSRIGAAQFERLRKDKVEQGLAAEHLQPTMEELKPWLDIIRVSLLPSLSCSSASGAFDVELWSLLKLFPYTSRYSLYGEWRDSTCSANGKNPCLIATHAAAMTTKEVQKALRRVTSTNTSATSGATPTERHSARALAKQSHHNPVFVWTTAVTQVKAYPNIGEAIVDAGRYMAQLSFDVATFVMLDTLSDNRALRLNEMGTGVALWLERLSKFVGDFNRRYSNMDLYPVLQYIINRLMRGHSGDLIILEKLMSSMSGIEPVPNDGVSEAQLQAYAGGREMIREAFSATRISVTAPPEPGASEQPVRAPMEKVKNVKKSLPRLVNALREKELAMPIWIALAQTRQAVVDKMVNAPIKAMNLVQDTCHNAFVQFGDFLVDYLTSDEHIALTPDLQQLIVDFGLEYGMAFQILRPRLNAEIERARVEEKAAVQATPRRRQCLRRRRPDHLKKSRAPRFPDRP; encoded by the exons ATGCCTTCCCGTCGAAGTACGGCCAAGTCAAAGGTTCAATCCGTGACAGACTCCTCTCACAGTCTCTCCGAATTCATCACACCCTCTCTCAATGAGCAGCTGTTGGACTTCATTTTGCAATGGGAAACAACGGGTACCGAGTCTTTTCACGGACTTATAATATCGCTCCTCAATACTATTGCTTCGGCGCCTACGACACTTGGCGTTGTGCCATTACTACACGTGCTTGTGACGCTTCTCAAATCCAAtgtggatgaaagagagCTCACTGGTGTGTTCGAAGGTGTTTTagatgagcttgaagatgaaagaagggatatCTTCGGTGAAGCACTGGTGGATGCTGTAGAagtgttggaagaggagcaagaggaCATGGGCGAAaacaaagacaaagaagagaaggagactGAGAAGGCAGAAGACAAGTCTCCAAAAGGACTTTCAATCCTCAAACTTCTCCTT GAGTCAaatactcttccttcatatatccccaacctcctcctgaACCCAGAACGTCTCATCCCTCTCAATCTTCACCCTATTCCCCGAAACCCTCGAGCTTTACAAAGTGCTTTGGTCAAGAAAAATACgactctttttttcaagCAACGAAAATTCAATCTGTTACGTGAATGTTCCGAAGGTTTCTCCGGATTGATCGTGCTTCTAACTTCAGAGGAcactcttccatctcatccagaggaagaggatgatgaagaacgaagagaGAGGGCAGAAAGGGTCTGGGGAAAGGTCATGCGATTGATAGGATACTTCAACCTCTCACCGCCAAGAGTGTTGGATATCATCCTCGAAGTATTCAGCTGCCACATTACACATCACtggtccttcttccttgagcTCTTGAGGTGCTCGCCATGGAGACCAAGCTCTAACcaggaggatggtgatggcGAAAGTTCAACAGAAAAaggctggaaggaggaagaggttgaaggaaTCGAGAATGCTTTGAAGCGGGACGGGGATAGAGTTCTGAGTCAAGTTTTGGGGTTTAAGTTTGGGTTCTTCCGA AAACCTGAGGCTGGCGACACACCTATCTGTCTCATTTTCACTGCTGCTCTCCTTATCAAGCACGGCTTTGTCAGCTTGACGGACCTTTTGCCATGT CTTTCTCCTGATGACAACGAGATGGAAACAATACGCAAGAAGTGGGcgtcatctctttcatcacGATCTGGCCCCGCCAATGCTCTGACCAATACCATtcttgacgatgatgaaccACCCTCTGGCGCCACTGCGTCTACTACGGAACAAGCCCAAAATATCCCGACAAAGCCTCCTCCCGAGCAAAGGATACAGCTTACTCAAGCACTTCTCGCATTGGGCGACAAGGCTTCGTCAGAGTATATGTTGGCAAGATGGCCATGGATCGCGCAGAAGAATATAGGAGTAGCAGATTTAATCTTGGACATCGTGGAAGATGCCATAAAACCGATCTACGAAGAAGTTGCGGCCAAGcgaaaggaggaagaagaatttgaCCTGCAGGCCATCTCTCCTGTAGTGCAAGAGTTAGAATCAATTGAGAAGCAGACCGTCTTGACTCTGTTTGCCCCCACGCCCCCCGAAACGACGACCAAGAGATTCAAATTCTTCTATCCCCATCGTGGGGGCGTTTCAGAAAGCTGGTCATCTGTGGAAGAGATTCACGAGAAGGGCTTGAGATGGCTGGGTTTGATTGGGGGActtggaggaaggagagcgagGCTTATGGTCATGCTCAGCAGAATTGGAGCTGCGCAGTTTGAACGGCTCCGAAAGGACAAAGTGGAGCAGGGACTAGCAGCAGAGCATTTGCAGCCAACGATGGAAGAACTCAAACCCTGGCTTGACATCATCCGtgtctcccttcttccttctctgtCCTGTTCTTCTGCCTCAGGGGCGTTCGATGTCGAACTCTGGTCCCTTCTTAAACTCTTCCCCTACACCTCACGATACTCTCTCTATGGCGAATGGCGAGATAGCACTTGCAGTGCAAATGGCAAGAATCCTTGTCTAATAGCAACTCACGCCGCAGCGATGACTACCAAAGAAGTTCAAAAGGCCCTTCGACGAGTCACTTCAACCAACACCTCCGCTACATCCGGTGCGACTCCTACCGAACGACATAGTGCTCGAGCGCTCGCCAAACAAAGTCACCATAACCCTGTGTTTGTCTGGACAACTGCAGTGACACAAGTGAAAGCGTATCCAAACATCGGAGAGGCTATCGTAGATGCAGGAAGGTATATGGCTCAACTGTCGTTTGACGTGGCCACGTTTGTCATGTTAGATACTTTGTCGGACAACAGGGCTTTGAGGCTGAATGAGATGGGTACCGGTGTGGCGCTCTGGTTGGAAC GATTGTCCAAATTTGTTGGAGATTTCAACAGACGATACAGCAACATGGATCTTTATCCTGTTTTGCAATACATCATCAATCGACTTATGCGTGGCCACTCTGGTgatctcatcatccttgaAAAACTAATGTCTTCCATGTCAGGCATTGAGCCGGTCCCTAACGATGGTGTTTCTGAGGCCCAGCTTCAAGCATATGCTGGAGGCCGCGAAATGATACGCGAGGCCTTCTCAGCCACTCGAATTAGCGTGACTGCCCCTCCAGAACCTGGCGCATCGGAGCAACCCGTGCGAGCGCCTATGGAGAAAGTGAAAAacgtgaagaagagtttgcCGAGGTTGGTCAATGCAttgagggaaaaggagttGGCAATGCCTATCTGGATAGCTTTAGCGCAGACAAGGCAGGCGGTAGTGGACAAGATGGTAAATGCACCTATCAAGGCCATGAACCTTGTCCAGGATACT TGCCACAACGCATTCGTCCAGTTCGGCGATTTCCTCGTTGACTACCTTACTTCTGACGAGCATATCGCTCTTACTCCCGATCTTCAGCAACTTATAGTTGATTTTGGGCTCGAGTATGGCATGGCCTTCCAGATCTTGCGACCACGTCTAAATGCTGAGATTGAACGTGCACGTGTCGAGGAGAAAGCTGCCGTGCAGGCGACGCCGCGAAGAAGGCAATGtctgagaaggagaagaccgGATCACCTCAAAAAATCGAGAGCCCCGCGCTTCCCGGATCGCCCATGA